A window of the Lactuca sativa cultivar Salinas chromosome 5, Lsat_Salinas_v11, whole genome shotgun sequence genome harbors these coding sequences:
- the LOC111898379 gene encoding RNA polymerase I-specific transcription initiation factor rrn3, which translates to MGGVADGHAEMGDVSDYELSHHVREALKSVLLGDTDEYDQIIGNMHHNVRLVPDEVAMLVTILRALAGAVSYIDVVHHRSLLSSICGMSFWNYGPDVMDALVELVVALASSSGKYVDLCLDMLVSNFIPPYNFLEILKQPRGLAKKDQVLTRVHSALKGIADLVPLAPSRLEQIVRERVPNVFSKEAQMVVYVENMLMLESGDMGELVGNAMLFELVNRLIDLDVEIGWDEILLDDPSKGIFEMELEDMARPVDETEIEMDEPQREYSGRKVLWGNVVAQKLDTLMVLTFDHLQSCFKNGRLVQVFEVLLQSFQSTVLNAYKSKFAQFVMFYACSLDPEDCGTLFVSRLVEIFKSTIYPQDWRMSAVAYLASYLSRAKFLSASYVTIVLESMVDWCSKYCENLSSGEINPKVHRVFYAGCQAIMYVLCFRMRSILAFPRLKSQLCNMPLERILKHALNPLEVCLPSIVEEFLSQAKAAGLFHVEGTFVFHDLLESELSRAFGGFERLDLFFPFDPYLLKKSDSFIRPNFIYWSMVRTTYDDEDDDDDEEGVSDDDEANDGVSNGRGPMSYEDDDDDDDFDMNLSKMSITPRNNTFMFGNQDNQRMRMPSRIRPSTSPESL; encoded by the exons ATGGGAGGAGTAGCAGATGGGCATGCTGAGATGGGGGATGTTAGTGATTATGAGCTGTCTCATCATGTTCGGGAAGCCCTAAAATCTGTTCTATTG GGTGATACCGATGAATATGATCAAATCATTGGGAATATGCATCACAATGTGCGCCTAGTCCCAGATGAAGTTGCCATGCTTGTG ACAATTTTACGGGCCTTAGCTGGAGCAGTTTCCTACATTGATGTTGTGCACCACCGTTCTCTTCTTTCTTCT ATATGTGGAATGAGCTTTTGGAACTATGGGCCAGATGTGATGGATGCATTGGTCGAATTAGTAGTAGCATTG GCTTCCTCAAGTGGAAAATATGTTGATTTGTGTTTGGATATGCTTGTAAGCAACTTCATTCCACCTTACAATTTCTTGGAGATATTGAAGCAGCCACGTGGATTAGCAAAAAAAGATCAAGTTCTTACTCGTGTACATTCTGCACTCAAAGGGATTGCTGATTTAGTGCCATTAGCACCTTCAAGATTGGAACAAATTGTCAGAGAAAGGGTTCCAAATGTCTTCTCCAAAGAAGCT CAAATGGTTGTGTATGTTGAGAACATGTTAATGTTGGAGAGTGGTGATATGGGAGAGCTTGTTGGAAATGCTATGCTTTTTGAATTGGTGAATAGGCTTATAGACCTAGAT GTGGAGATAGGATGGGATGAAATTTTGCTTGATGATCCAAGTAAAGGCATCTTTGAAATGGAGCTTGAAGATATGGCTAGACCTGTAGATGAAACTGAGATTGAAATGGATGAG CCTCAGAGAGAATATTCTGGAAGAAAAGTTCTTTGGGGAAATGTAGTTGCTCAAAAGTTGGATACTTTAATGGTTCTTACCTTTGATCACCTTCAATCATGTTTCAAAAATGGCAGATTGGTTCAG GTATTTGAGGTGCTTCTTCAGTCATTTCAGAGCACTGTGTTGAATGCATACAAGTCAAAGTTTGCTCAA TTTGTAATGTTCTATGCTTGTTCACTTGACCCTGAAGATTGTGGGACCCTATTCGTGAGCAGACTTGTTGAAATCTTTAAAAGCACCATTTATCCTCAAGATTGGAG AATGAGTGCTGTTGCTTATCTTGCAAGTTACCTGTCGCGTGCAAAGTTCTTGTCTGCTTCTTATGTCACAATCGTATTGGAaag TATGGTGGATTGGTGTTCTAAATATTGTGAAAACCTGAGCAGTGGTGAAATAAATCCAAAAGTTCATCGAGTTTTTTATGCTGGATGCCAG GCGATTATGTATGTGCTTTGCTTTCGTATGAGATCAATTCTGGCTTTCCCAAGGCTAAAATCTCAGCTTTGTAACATGCCATTAGAGAGAATTTTGAAGCATGCATTGAACCCGTTAGAG GTGTGCTTACCATCTATAGTAGAGGAGTTCTTGAGTCAAGCTAAAGCAGCTGGCTTGTTTCATGTTGAGGGTACTTTTGTCTTTCATGATTTGCTTGAATCCGAATTATCTCGAGCTTTTGGTGGATTTGAAAGGCTTGATTTGTTCTTCCCTTTTGATCCTTATTTGTTGAAAAAGTCTGAcag TTTCATCCGACCAAATTTCATATACTGGTCAATGGTGAGAACAActtatgatgatgaagatgatgatgatgatgaggaaggtgttagtgatgatgatgaagccAATGATGGGGTCTCTAATGGAAGAGGGCCCATGAgctatgaagatgatgatgatgatgatgattttgatATGAATTTGAGTAAAATGTCCATTACGCCCCGAAACAATACCTTCATGTTTGGAAACCAAGATAATCAAAGAATGCGGATGCCATCGAGAATCAGACCTTCCACAAGTCCAGAATCTTTATAA
- the LOC122198004 gene encoding L10-interacting MYB domain-containing protein-like yields the protein MCICNVELVKTYIFFVELIKAMGEKKDRISWKVEGVEKTFLEACLREVTINGREGSSLKALSWRNVAETLKIEHNFIVDQKQMKNRYDYLKSKFGAFLKLKNKTGNVYNSTTNTFNLSKEEWELESKSNKHVDSLRRTPLPYPDLCTQLFEGATATGIHSWGPTSTLPRPTQESSQYSLHDFDDIDCTQQETVGLSDESSAQSKKRKNTDTTKSQNKSKDKGKDKGKDASNSRLLEIGEDIATVAKIFVEKHSSSNLDACMEKLEKLGWGIFDPRYTTAVALFGESADKRHVWLTIDPAICENWVKTVGAHYGMFR from the exons ATGTGTATTTGCAATGTTGAACTTGTTAAAACATacattttttttgttgaattgaTAAAAGCAATGGGAGAAAAGAAGGATAGGATTAGTTGGAAGGTTGAAGGTGTAGAAAAAACGTTTCTAGAAGCTTGTTTACGTGAAGTTACGATTAATGGAAGGGAAGGGAGTAGTTTGAAAGCATTATCTTGGAGGAATGTTGCTGAAACATTaaaaattgaacataacttcattGTCGACCAAAAACAAATGAAGAACCGCTATGACTACCTAAAGTCAAAATTTGGtgcttttttgaagttaaaaaacaaaaccggcaatgtgtacaattcaacaaccaACACGTTCAATCTTTCCAAAGAAGAATGGGAACTAGAATCGAAG TCAAACAAACATGTGGATTCTTTGAGACGCACGCCACTACCGTACCCCGACCTTTGCACACAGTTGTTTGAAGGCGCGACTGCGACAGGCATTCATAGTTGGGGGCCAACTTCTACCCTTCCCCGTCCTACTCAAGAGTCAAGTCAGTATAGTTTGCATGACTTTGATGACATTGATTGCACTCAACAAGAAACTGTAGGTCTCAGTGACGAGTCATCCGCTCAATCAAAAAAAAGAAAGAATACGGATACGACAAAGAGTCAAAATAAAAGTAAAGATAAAGGCAAAGATAAGGGTAAAGATGCATCCAATTCAAGATTGCTTGAAATCGGGGAAGATATTGCCACAGTTGCTAAAATATTTGTGGAAAAGCATTCTTCTTCAAATTTGGATGCGTGTATGGAAAAATTGGAGAAGTTAGGATGGGGAATATTTGATCCAAGATACACTACTGCTgttgctctttttggtgaaaGTGCGGATAAGaggcacgtgtggttaaccattGATCCAGCTATTTGTGAGAATTGGGTCAAGACTGTTGGAGCACATTACGGAATGTTTCGCTAA
- the LOC128134140 gene encoding uncharacterized protein LOC128134140 — MAKYLNDFQFGVGVSGGAEAILHSANRLLNERHDDKSLSMLTIDFSNAFNLVDRSALLHEVRLRCPSISLWVDFLYGQAARLCLGNTHIRSSTGVQQGDPLGPLLFAIVLHPLLHKIRDNCKLLLHAWYLDDGTLIGDLEEVAKALDTIMVTGPKLGLQLNIKNTELFWPSCDGRKLREGLFPADIRRPPLGVKLLGGAVSRYASFIRSLAIKRAENAVNLMRLLPQLSDPQSELLLLRSCMGIAKLFFGLRTCQPVHMEEAAIFFDNGLRGAIEDIVVCGGPFFGDIQWRIASLPIRFGGLGLYSAVEATSYAFVASQAQSWVLQDHILRDSGIHGMDSDYDCALASLRNKLPDFDLNNFTTKDTAPPKSQNTLASALFCKIVQDMEMHFDMTARQKAVFQCLRAPHAQDFLLAIPIDGLGQHMSPVEYRIILKYRLMIPIFPADEICPVCRKGFC; from the exons ATGGCCAAATATCTCAATGATTTTCAGTTCGGAGTCGGGGTGTCGGGTGGCGCTGAGGCCATTTTACATAGCGCCAATAGGTTGTTGAATGAGCGCCACGATGACAAATCTCTCTCCATGCTTACTATAGACTTCTCTAATGCCTTTAACCTGGTAGACAGATCCGCATTACTTCATGAGGTCAGATTGAGGTGTCCATCTATTTCTTTGTGGGTCGACTTCCTATATGGTCAAGCAGCAAGGTTATGTCTAGGCAACACACATATCAGGTCTTCTACTGGGGTTCAACAAGGAGACCCCTTGGGACCACTTCTCTTTGCCATTGTGTTGCACCCGCTTTTGCATAAGATTAGAGACAATTGCAAGCTTCTTCTCCATGCCTGGTACTTGGATGATGGCACACTTATCGGAGATTTGGAGGAGGTGGCCAAAGCATTGGACACCATTATGGTGACTGGCCCAAAATTGGGCCTTCAGCTGAATATCAAGAACACCGAGCTCTTTTGGCCCTCGTGTGATGGTAGGAAGTTACGGGAGGGGCTATTTCCGGCAGACATTAGGAGGCCGCCTTTGGGGGTGAAACTTCTTGGGGGAGCTGTTAGTAGATATGCTAGTTTCATTCGCAGTCTAGCCATAAAGAGAGCCGAAAACGCTGTGAATTTGATGCGCCTTCTTCCACAATTGTCTGACCCCCAGAGtgagctccttcttcttcggtcTTGTATGGGTATTGCTAAGCTTTTCTTTGGGCTGAGGACGTGTCAACCCGTTCACATGGAAGAGGCGGCAATATTCTTTGACAATGGATTGCGCGGGGCAAttgaggacattgtggtttgtggGGGCCCTTTCTTTGGTGACATACAATGGCGAATTGCTTCCTTACCCATTAGGTTTGGGGGTTTGGGTTTATACTCGGCAGTAGAGGCTACCTCCTATGCTTTTGTTGCCTCACAGGCCCAATCTTGGGTATTGCAAGACCATATCTTACGGGATAGCGGTATACATGGtatggattctgattatgatTGTGCCTTGGCATCCCTTCGCAACAAGCTTCCAGATTTTGACCTTAACAAttttactactaaagacaccgCCCCCCCTAAATCCCAGAATACACTGGCGAGTGCCCTTTTTTgtaaaattgtccaagatatggaaATGCATTTCGACATGACGGCTCGGCAGAAAGCAGTTTTTCAGTGCTTACGtgcaccacatgctcaagattttcttctgGCTATCCCTATAGATGGGCTTGGCCAACACATGTCTCCCGTGGAGTATCGTATTattctcaaatatcgactcatgattccCATTTTTCCAGCTGACGAGATATGTCCTGtgtgtcgcaag GGTTTCTGCTAA
- the LOC111898378 gene encoding DEAD-box ATP-dependent RNA helicase 15, protein MGETEMKDTDAYEEELLDYEEEDEKAPDSAGVKVNGEAVKKGYVGIHSSGFRDFLLKPELLRAIVDSGFEHPSEVQHECIPQAILGMDVICQAKSGMGKTAVFVLSTLQQIEPVAGQVAALVLCHTRELAYQICHEFERFSTYLTDIKVAVFYGGVNIKIHKELLKNECPHIVVGTPGRILALARDKDLALKSVRHFILDECDKMLESLDMRRDVQEIFKMTPHDKQVMMFSATLSKEIRPVCKKFMQDPMEIYVDDEAKLTLHGLVQHYIKLSELEKNRKLNDLLDALDFNQVVIFVKSVSRAAELNKLLVECNFPSICIHSGMSQEERLTRYKGFKEGHKRILVATDLVGRGIDIERVNIVINYDMPDSADTYLHRVGRAGRFGTKGLAITFVSSAADSDVLNQVQERFEVDIKELPEQIDTSTYMPS, encoded by the exons ATGGGCGAAACAGAGATGAAGGATACTGACGCTTACGAGGAGGAGCTTCTCGACTACGAAGAGGAGGACGAGAAGGCCCCTGATTCAGCCGGTGTTAAAGTCAACGGCGAAGCCGTTAAGAA GGGCTATGTAGGAATTCACAGTTCCGGATTTAGAGATTTTCTTTTGAAGCCAGAGCTACTTCGTGCTATTGTGGATTCAGGATTTGAACATCCTTCCGAAG TGCAACACGAATGCATCCCTCAAGCTATTTTGGGCATGGATGTCATTTGCCAAGCAAAATCTGGTATGGGAAAAACTGCTGTTTTTGTCCTTTCAACCCTGCAACAAATTGAGCCTGTAGCTGGTCAAGTAGCTGCCCTTGTTTTATGTCACACAAGAGAATTAGCTTATCAG ATCTGCCATGAGTTTGAAAGATTCAGCACTTATTTAACTGATATCAAGGTAGCTGTCTTTTATGGTGGTGTCAACATCAAGATTCACAAGGAGCTTCTCAAAAATGAATGCCCTCATATTGTTGTTGGGACACCTGGAAGGATTCTTGCACTTGCTAGGGACAAAGATCTTGCTTTGAAGAGTGTGAGGCATTTTATACTTGATGAATGTGACAAGATGCTTGAGTCACTCG ACATGAGGAGAGATGTGCAAGAAATTTTCAAGATGACACCACATGACAAACAAGTAATGATGTTTTCAGCAACTTTAAGCAAGGAGATTCGACCAGTCTGCAAAAAGTTCATGCAAGAT CCAATGGAAATTTATGTGGATGATGAAGCCAAGTTGACTCTTCATGGTCTTGTACAG CACTACATCAAATTGAGTGAGCTGGAGAAGAATCGAAAGCTGAATGATCTGCTGGATGCGTTAGATTTCAATCAGGTTGTGATATTTGTGAAAAGTGTAAGCAGAGCAGCTGAGCTCAACAAGTTGCTTGTGGAATGTAACTTTCCATCAATCTGCATCCACTCTGGCATGTCTCAGGAAGAAAG GTTGACTCGTTACAAGGGCTTCAAGGAAGGACACAAGAGAATCTTGGTGGCAACTGATTTAGTTGGAAGGGGTATTGATATTGAACGTGTAAACATTGTCATAAACTATGACATGCCAGATTCTGCTGACACTTATCTCCAccgt GTGGGTAGAGCTGGAAGGTTCGGAACAAAAGGTCTTGCCATCACTTTTGTGTCATCTGCAGCCGACTCTGATGTTCTTAACCAG GTTCAGGAGAGATTTGAGGTTGATATCAAAGAGCTTCCTGAGCAGATTGATACGTCAACATATA TGCCATCGTAG